Proteins encoded by one window of Rhodothermia bacterium:
- a CDS encoding DUF4411 family protein has product MKVVIDTSSLLSLVRYYLPFDKQKILFEIIKTKIANGEILVIDKIIEECDYTSKGIVLETLSFLTDKSFNKTHKLPLNTEFILPPAPAKFYRMVDNNFVVAIQRKRLNDTQYDSLKTDFMNSADMKMILTSLNLKSENPTEEIYLVTEETEASNDNKVFKKIPAICSQLDIPTINIQQLIDKFDGIKIEIK; this is encoded by the coding sequence ATGAAAGTAGTAATTGATACCAGCTCACTATTGTCGTTGGTTCGTTATTACTTGCCATTTGACAAACAGAAAATATTGTTTGAAATCATTAAAACCAAAATTGCCAATGGCGAAATTTTGGTCATAGATAAAATAATTGAAGAATGTGATTATACTTCCAAAGGAATTGTTTTAGAAACACTTTCATTCCTCACCGACAAATCCTTTAACAAAACACACAAACTTCCACTCAATACAGAGTTTATTCTTCCACCTGCACCTGCCAAATTTTACAGAATGGTGGACAATAATTTTGTAGTTGCAATCCAAAGAAAAAGGCTGAACGACACTCAATATGATTCTTTGAAGACCGACTTTATGAATTCTGCTGATATGAAAATGATTTTGACAAGTCTAAACTTGAAAAGTGAAAACCCAACGGAAGAAATTTACCTTGTTACAGAAGAAACAGAAGCAAGTAACGACAACAAGGTGTTTAAAAAAATTCCTGCCATTTGTTCGCAATTAGACATTCCGACAATTAACATTCAACAACTCATAGACAAATTTGA